The proteins below come from a single Geobacillus thermoleovorans genomic window:
- the purU gene encoding formyltetrahydrofolate deformylase: MTTFRQHRWQSFLQGYEQRARILISCPDRPGIVAAVTSFLYEQGANIVESSQYSTDPEGGTFFLRLEFDCPNIAERKEEIEAAFAPIAAEFEMRWQLRLHNDIRRIAIFVSKAEHCLLELLWQWQAGELIADIALVISNHPDLRETVESFGIPYVHIPVTKETKADAEAEQIRLLRDYQIDTIVLARYMQILSPAFVAEFPGRIINIHHSFLPAFIGARPYERAYERGVKLIGATSHYVTDDLDEGPIIEQDVARVDHRHHPDDLKRIGRLIEKTVLARALRWHLEDRVIIHGNKTIVFY; the protein is encoded by the coding sequence ATGACGACATTTCGCCAACATCGCTGGCAATCATTTTTGCAAGGTTACGAGCAGCGCGCTCGAATCCTTATCTCCTGCCCAGATCGCCCGGGCATCGTCGCGGCAGTGACGTCGTTTCTGTACGAACAAGGGGCGAATATCGTTGAATCGAGCCAATATTCGACCGATCCTGAGGGAGGGACGTTTTTTCTCCGCTTGGAGTTCGACTGTCCAAACATCGCCGAGCGAAAAGAAGAGATCGAAGCGGCGTTTGCCCCGATCGCTGCTGAATTTGAGATGCGTTGGCAGCTTCGGCTGCACAACGACATTCGGCGAATCGCGATTTTTGTCTCCAAAGCCGAGCATTGTCTGCTTGAACTTCTTTGGCAATGGCAGGCGGGAGAGCTGATCGCCGACATCGCCCTTGTCATCAGCAACCACCCCGACTTGCGCGAGACGGTCGAGTCATTTGGCATCCCTTATGTGCATATTCCGGTGACGAAAGAAACGAAAGCGGACGCCGAAGCCGAACAAATCCGTCTGCTTCGCGACTATCAGATCGACACCATCGTGCTTGCCCGCTACATGCAAATTTTGTCGCCGGCGTTTGTCGCTGAATTCCCGGGACGGATCATCAACATCCACCACTCATTTTTGCCCGCCTTTATTGGCGCGCGTCCGTATGAGCGGGCGTATGAGCGCGGCGTCAAATTGATTGGCGCCACATCGCACTACGTCACCGACGATTTGGATGAAGGGCCGATCATTGAGCAGGACGTCGCCCGCGTGGACCACCGCCACCATCCGGACGACTTAAAGCGGATCGGCCGACTGATCGAAAAAACGGTGCTCGCCCGGGCGCTTCGGTGGCATTTGGAAGACCGGGTCATCATCCACGGAAACAAAACGATCGTGTTTTATTGA
- the hmpA gene encoding NO-inducible flavohemoprotein, which produces MTTTTKLHPKTIEIVKSTVPVLETHGEQITKRFYELMFSNHPELLHIFNHANQKQGRQQRALAAAVYAAARYIDQLDAILPVVRQIGHKHRSLGIKPEQYPIVGKHLLLAIKDVLGDAATDEVITAWTEAYEAIASVFIQVEKELYDEAAAKHGGWRDFRRFVVVKKVKESGVITSFYLEPEDGKAISDYLPGQYVSVKLSIPGETYTHIRQYSLSDAPGKGYYRISVKREAATADKPAGIVSNYLHDHVQEGDVLELSAPAGDFTLDLSKTTPVVFISGGVGITPLLSMAHTLAIRQPTRPAAFLHAALNGRVHAFDKELRMLAERPSFSYRICYESPSDEDRRHPHFGKEGRIDLAWMQSVIPTKDADFYFCGPMPFMKTVYRALKQWSVPEEHIHYEFFGPAGDLTKD; this is translated from the coding sequence ATGACAACGACAACGAAATTGCATCCAAAAACGATTGAAATTGTGAAATCAACGGTGCCTGTCTTGGAAACACATGGCGAACAAATTACGAAGCGGTTTTATGAACTCATGTTTTCCAATCATCCGGAACTGCTCCATATTTTCAACCACGCCAACCAAAAGCAAGGGCGGCAGCAACGTGCCTTGGCCGCAGCCGTGTATGCGGCAGCGCGCTATATCGACCAGCTTGATGCTATTTTGCCGGTTGTGCGGCAAATCGGCCATAAACACCGCAGCTTAGGAATCAAACCAGAACAATACCCGATCGTCGGAAAGCATTTGTTGCTGGCGATCAAAGACGTGCTCGGCGACGCCGCCACCGACGAAGTGATCACGGCTTGGACGGAAGCATATGAAGCCATTGCGTCCGTTTTCATTCAAGTGGAAAAAGAGCTCTACGATGAGGCAGCGGCCAAACACGGAGGCTGGCGTGACTTTCGCCGATTTGTCGTCGTGAAAAAGGTGAAAGAAAGCGGCGTCATTACTTCGTTTTATTTGGAGCCGGAAGACGGCAAGGCCATCAGTGATTATTTGCCGGGTCAATACGTGAGCGTCAAACTGTCGATTCCGGGCGAGACGTATACGCATATTCGCCAATACAGCTTATCGGATGCACCTGGAAAAGGGTATTACCGCATCAGCGTCAAACGGGAAGCAGCTACAGCGGACAAGCCGGCCGGCATTGTTTCCAACTATTTGCATGATCATGTCCAAGAGGGCGACGTGCTCGAGCTTAGCGCTCCAGCCGGCGATTTTACGCTTGATTTGTCCAAAACGACGCCGGTTGTGTTCATCAGCGGCGGCGTCGGCATCACTCCGCTTTTGAGCATGGCGCATACGTTGGCCATCCGCCAACCGACCCGCCCAGCGGCGTTTTTGCATGCTGCTTTGAATGGCCGCGTGCACGCGTTTGATAAGGAGCTTCGGATGTTGGCGGAACGCCCGTCATTTTCTTACCGTATTTGTTACGAGTCGCCATCCGACGAGGATCGCCGCCATCCACATTTTGGCAAAGAAGGGCGGATCGACCTCGCATGGATGCAATCCGTGATCCCGACGAAAGACGCAGACTTTTATTTCTGCGGCCCGATGCCGTTTATGAAAACCGTCTATCGTGCCCTAAAACAATGGAGTGTGCCAGAGGAGCACATCCATTACGAATTTTTCGGCCCGGCCGGCGATTTGACGAAAGACTGA
- the nsrR gene encoding nitric oxide-sensing transcriptional repressor NsrR: MQLTNYTEYALRVLLFLGALDEEEKTNIKDIAAAFSISEHHLSKIVYELGKLGYIETIRGRNGGIRLAKRPAEIVIGAVVRETEENLSLVECFAAHGNECVLTPVCRLRFALHEALEAFLRVLDAYTLADLLEDRASLRSLLKERRG, from the coding sequence ATGCAGTTGACGAACTATACGGAATACGCCTTGCGCGTCCTCTTGTTTTTAGGCGCGCTTGATGAAGAAGAAAAAACGAACATCAAAGACATTGCCGCTGCCTTTTCCATTTCAGAGCATCATTTAAGCAAAATCGTCTATGAGCTTGGCAAACTCGGCTACATTGAAACGATCCGTGGGCGCAACGGTGGAATCCGCCTTGCGAAACGCCCCGCGGAGATTGTCATCGGCGCGGTTGTTCGCGAAACGGAGGAAAACTTGTCGCTTGTCGAGTGTTTTGCCGCCCACGGCAATGAGTGCGTCTTAACGCCGGTATGTCGGCTTCGCTTCGCACTTCACGAGGCGTTAGAGGCGTTTTTGCGTGTGCTGGATGCGTATACGCTCGCCGATTTGCTTGAAGACCGAGCGTCGCTTCGTTCTTTATTGAAAGAGCGGCGCGGTTGA
- the speE gene encoding polyamine aminopropyltransferase has protein sequence MKHEGSALPPYLHMDNGELWLTEDDRDNLKISYRIKEVIFAEPSEYQHVMILDSYDFGRMLVLDGVVQTTSIDGHIYNEMISHVPLQFHPEAKRVLIIGGGDCGAARETAKYAHLEAIDMVEIDEKVVRACKEHLPAVSGNLSDPRVRFVYDDGVVFVQEKENVYDVIMIDSSDPVGPAEALFSPEFYANVHRALKADGLMVCQSQSPIFHLDILKRTYRNIRELFPHVLVYTAVVPTYPGGLWSFTIGSKRPLDFPAQTTIPNDTKYVNDAVFRQCFALPEFLRSALEVE, from the coding sequence ATGAAACACGAAGGAAGCGCTTTGCCACCTTACTTGCATATGGACAATGGAGAGCTTTGGCTCACCGAAGATGATCGCGACAACTTAAAAATCAGCTATCGAATCAAAGAGGTGATTTTTGCCGAGCCGTCCGAGTACCAGCATGTGATGATTTTGGATTCGTACGATTTTGGCCGCATGCTCGTACTCGATGGCGTCGTGCAAACGACCTCGATTGACGGCCATATTTATAACGAAATGATTTCGCACGTGCCGCTGCAGTTTCATCCGGAAGCGAAGCGGGTGCTCATCATCGGCGGCGGCGACTGCGGCGCAGCTCGTGAGACGGCGAAATACGCTCATCTTGAAGCCATCGATATGGTGGAAATCGACGAAAAAGTCGTCCGGGCGTGCAAAGAGCATTTGCCAGCCGTCTCCGGCAACTTATCGGATCCGCGCGTGCGGTTTGTTTATGATGATGGCGTCGTGTTTGTGCAAGAGAAAGAAAACGTCTACGACGTCATTATGATCGACTCGTCTGACCCAGTCGGCCCGGCGGAAGCCTTGTTTTCACCGGAGTTTTACGCCAACGTCCATCGCGCGTTGAAAGCAGACGGGCTGATGGTCTGCCAAAGCCAGTCGCCGATTTTCCACTTGGATATTTTGAAACGGACGTACCGCAATATTCGCGAACTGTTCCCGCATGTGCTTGTGTACACCGCGGTGGTGCCGACGTATCCAGGCGGACTGTGGAGCTTTACGATCGGCTCGAAACGGCCGCTCGATTTTCCGGCGCAGACAACCATTCCAAACGACACGAAATACGTCAATGATGCGGTCTTTCGCCAATGTTTCGCCTTGCCCGAGTTTTTGCGCTCGGCGCTTGAGGTGGAATAA
- a CDS encoding acyl-CoA dehydrogenase family protein yields the protein MNELYHLLVRTDREQQLYNQARRLAERFVQRAAHDDEQATFPFADFADLKEAGFLSLTVPTEYGGQGASLYELVLVQETIAQGSGATALSFGWHASILMRLFLLRRWPEPVLARLANEVVCRHALINSAHSERTTGSPARGGKPETTAVFRHGRWVLRGRKTFASLAPALDYVLISATMEDGRVGEFLVPMSASGIRIEPTWNTLGMRATRSDDLVLEEVEVDQEALVETLGEANEAAPAQGWLLHVPACYLGIAIAARNEALRFAKTYQPNTLPHPIALTPEVQRKIAEMEWRLTHARHFLYAVADLWDRYPEKRMAMKEELATAKLVATNTALEVVDWAMRIVGGQSLFADNPLQRHYRDVRAGLHNPPADDLTFQWLAKRALTHNPPAQ from the coding sequence ATGAACGAATTGTACCATTTGCTTGTGCGGACCGATCGGGAGCAACAATTGTACAACCAAGCGCGCCGCCTTGCGGAACGATTTGTCCAACGGGCAGCGCATGATGACGAACAGGCAACGTTTCCATTTGCCGATTTTGCCGATTTAAAAGAGGCTGGATTCCTTTCCTTGACCGTCCCGACTGAATACGGCGGCCAAGGGGCATCGCTTTATGAGCTTGTGCTCGTGCAAGAAACGATCGCCCAAGGCTCTGGGGCAACGGCATTGTCGTTTGGTTGGCACGCCAGCATTCTCATGCGTTTATTTTTGCTCCGCCGCTGGCCGGAGCCCGTTCTCGCCCGTTTGGCGAATGAAGTCGTTTGCCGCCACGCGCTCATCAACAGCGCCCACTCTGAACGGACAACTGGCAGCCCGGCGCGCGGCGGTAAACCGGAAACGACGGCCGTCTTTCGCCATGGCCGCTGGGTGCTTCGGGGGCGAAAGACATTTGCATCGTTAGCCCCTGCGCTCGATTACGTATTGATTTCCGCCACGATGGAAGACGGTCGGGTCGGTGAATTTCTCGTGCCGATGTCTGCTTCAGGCATCCGCATCGAGCCGACGTGGAACACGCTTGGCATGCGGGCGACGCGCAGCGATGATCTTGTTCTTGAAGAAGTCGAAGTCGACCAAGAGGCGCTCGTAGAGACGCTTGGAGAAGCGAACGAAGCCGCTCCGGCGCAAGGATGGCTGTTGCACGTGCCGGCTTGTTACTTAGGCATCGCCATTGCGGCGCGCAATGAGGCGCTTCGCTTTGCCAAGACGTACCAGCCTAATACCCTGCCTCACCCAATCGCCCTAACACCCGAAGTGCAGCGGAAAATCGCTGAAATGGAATGGCGCCTCACCCATGCGCGCCATTTCCTGTACGCGGTCGCCGACTTATGGGATCGCTATCCGGAAAAACGGATGGCGATGAAAGAGGAGTTGGCAACAGCCAAATTGGTCGCCACCAATACCGCGCTTGAAGTCGTCGATTGGGCGATGCGCATTGTCGGCGGACAAAGCTTGTTTGCTGACAATCCGCTTCAGCGGCATTACCGTGACGTCCGTGCTGGATTGCACAACCCGCCGGCGGATGACTTGACGTTTCAATGGCTTGCTAAGCGGGCACTGACCCACAACCCACCGGCGCAATGA
- a CDS encoding aminotransferase class V-fold PLP-dependent enzyme gives MAIHAVIGNAVYTCRGELETYFQPFRDGTIGRFHPFSTPFGKQRLIYADWTASGRLYRPIEEKLTHELGPFVGNTHTESNVTGTKTTLAYRYAKEIIKQHVHAGKNDVLIMQGAGTTSAVNKLQRLLGLRVPERWKRRLSLHDEERPVVFVTHMEHHSNLLPWVETIAEVVAVRPTENGDVDLDHLRELLERYRDRPQKIGAFTACSNVTGLETPYHKLAKIMHEHGGLCFVDFAASAPYVRIDMHPDDPMEQLDAIYFSPHKFLGGPGSAGVLIFDSRLYHQHAPDHPGGGTVYWTDPWGNYEYIQAIEEREDGGTPPFWQTIKAALAIQLKEQMNVKQMRAREKELVSLLLPALKSTPGVRVLEGHRDDRLGIISFVIDGLHYNLVVKLLNDRFGIQARGGCSCAGPYGHYLLGIDKEQSAALLQEVKNGNPLAKPGWVRLSLHPTMTNEEVYAIIRAVRQIARYGRRWQEEYEYDAGKNEFVHRDDDRYIRHFFLF, from the coding sequence ATGGCCATTCACGCTGTGATCGGCAATGCGGTGTATACATGCCGCGGAGAGCTTGAGACGTATTTTCAGCCGTTTCGCGATGGAACGATCGGCCGCTTTCATCCGTTTTCTACGCCGTTTGGCAAACAGCGGCTTATTTACGCCGACTGGACGGCAAGCGGGCGGCTGTACCGGCCGATTGAAGAGAAGCTGACGCATGAGCTCGGTCCATTTGTCGGCAACACGCATACGGAATCGAATGTGACCGGAACGAAAACGACGCTTGCCTATCGCTATGCAAAAGAAATCATCAAACAGCACGTTCATGCCGGGAAAAACGATGTCTTGATCATGCAAGGCGCCGGGACCACAAGCGCCGTCAACAAGCTGCAGCGTCTGCTTGGCTTGCGCGTACCGGAACGGTGGAAGCGCCGCTTGTCCCTTCATGATGAGGAGCGGCCAGTCGTTTTTGTCACCCATATGGAGCACCATTCAAATTTATTGCCATGGGTGGAAACCATCGCGGAAGTCGTGGCGGTCCGGCCGACAGAGAACGGGGATGTCGATCTTGACCATTTGCGCGAGCTGCTGGAGCGCTACCGAGATCGGCCGCAAAAAATCGGTGCATTTACTGCTTGCTCGAACGTCACGGGGTTGGAAACCCCATATCATAAGCTGGCGAAAATCATGCACGAGCATGGCGGCCTTTGCTTTGTTGATTTTGCTGCTTCCGCTCCGTACGTCCGCATCGATATGCATCCGGACGACCCAATGGAGCAGCTTGATGCCATTTATTTCTCTCCCCATAAGTTTCTCGGGGGGCCGGGAAGCGCCGGCGTGCTCATCTTTGACAGCCGGCTTTATCATCAGCACGCTCCGGATCACCCCGGCGGCGGGACGGTGTACTGGACTGACCCGTGGGGGAACTATGAATACATCCAAGCCATTGAGGAACGCGAAGATGGCGGAACACCGCCGTTTTGGCAAACCATCAAGGCAGCGTTGGCCATCCAGCTGAAAGAGCAAATGAACGTAAAACAGATGCGCGCCCGCGAAAAGGAACTTGTTTCCCTTCTTTTGCCGGCGCTAAAAAGCACTCCCGGCGTCCGCGTGCTTGAAGGACATCGGGACGACCGTCTTGGCATCATCTCATTTGTCATAGATGGATTGCATTACAACCTTGTTGTCAAACTGCTGAATGATCGCTTCGGCATTCAAGCGCGCGGCGGCTGTTCCTGCGCCGGACCATACGGCCACTATTTGCTTGGCATCGACAAGGAACAATCCGCTGCGCTGCTTCAAGAAGTCAAAAACGGCAATCCTCTTGCCAAACCAGGATGGGTGCGTCTGTCGCTCCATCCTACGATGACGAACGAAGAAGTGTATGCGATCATCCGCGCCGTCCGTCAAATCGCCCGCTATGGCCGCCGCTGGCAGGAGGAATACGAGTACGATGCTGGGAAAAATGAGTTCGTCCACCGTGACGATGATCGGTACATTCGGCATTTCTTTCTCTTTTAA
- a CDS encoding acyl-CoA thioesterase: MKTHIITVNPRFCETDALGHLSNISYFIYLEEARTRLFDELRYGGRTDDWHFILASTKCDFINQGFFGRRLRVETNVSRIGNKSFQCIHRIMEEETGRLIAIGEAAVVHFNFQTQTSEPLPDDLRTMLAEYLAPSVGETISPLSCKKKE; this comes from the coding sequence ATGAAGACGCACATCATTACCGTCAATCCACGCTTTTGTGAAACTGATGCGCTCGGACATTTAAGCAACATTAGCTATTTTATTTATTTAGAAGAAGCGCGCACCCGCCTGTTTGATGAATTGCGTTACGGCGGGCGAACGGACGACTGGCATTTTATTTTAGCTTCCACCAAGTGCGATTTTATCAACCAAGGATTCTTCGGACGACGATTGCGCGTGGAAACCAATGTCTCCCGGATCGGCAATAAAAGCTTTCAATGCATTCATCGCATCATGGAAGAGGAAACAGGAAGACTGATCGCCATCGGAGAGGCAGCGGTCGTCCATTTTAATTTCCAAACCCAAACGAGCGAACCATTGCCCGATGACTTGCGGACCATGCTTGCCGAATACCTTGCGCCGTCCGTGGGGGAAACGATTTCGCCGTTATCGTGCAAAAAAAAGGAGTAA
- a CDS encoding Na+/H+ antiporter NhaC family protein, giving the protein MEGTWWSLLPFLLIIPLAVWLKEILPGLVAGLLVGAFCLEWSAVGAIERAVSAVLHALTDPEHMKVAAFLYLFGSLVGMMQITGGIKGFVERLSGRIRSKRGILLFVWLTVPVTFFMPMFRIMLLGPVMKAVLRQFRIDRRRMAYMIDVSTEPIIVLLPAATAFVGFMTSVVAAALEQNDIHESPYDVFLRSLPYNLFAIVALAVGVLTTMLNIRIGKPRAKKGEGETNTLHGLGLRKELALINGEPLHLFVPLALLIALTFAFFVYDGRKRGAENWWEAFSAADATWAMLLALFVTILLSMMFYLWRRQSLSELTYHFFAGGNELMAPIGMLVLVWAVSAVAGELGFAEYVSSTFGTWLPGAFVPAAVFLVGSFLSYFIGSSWGTWGILMPLGVTLSHATGAPLEVTVGAVFASGTFGAFASPLGDTTITTAAIMDMDLMSYAKYKLRLSLLCAGVSLAGYVLLPLWAG; this is encoded by the coding sequence GTGGAAGGAACATGGTGGTCGCTGTTGCCTTTTCTGCTCATCATTCCGTTGGCGGTATGGCTGAAAGAAATTTTGCCCGGCCTCGTGGCCGGATTGCTCGTCGGAGCGTTTTGCCTTGAGTGGTCGGCTGTCGGCGCGATTGAGCGCGCTGTTTCCGCTGTTCTTCACGCCCTGACCGATCCGGAGCATATGAAGGTGGCCGCGTTTTTGTATTTGTTCGGTTCGCTTGTCGGCATGATGCAAATTACCGGCGGGATCAAAGGGTTTGTCGAGAGACTCTCCGGCCGCATCCGCTCGAAGCGGGGGATTTTGTTGTTCGTTTGGCTGACGGTGCCGGTGACGTTTTTTATGCCGATGTTTCGCATTATGCTCCTTGGACCAGTGATGAAAGCGGTCCTTCGCCAGTTTCGCATCGACCGCCGCCGCATGGCGTACATGATCGACGTCTCGACCGAGCCGATCATCGTGCTTTTGCCAGCGGCGACAGCGTTCGTCGGCTTTATGACTTCTGTTGTCGCCGCGGCGCTTGAGCAAAACGACATTCACGAATCGCCGTATGACGTGTTTTTGCGCAGCCTGCCGTACAACTTGTTTGCGATTGTCGCTCTGGCCGTCGGGGTGTTGACGACGATGTTGAACATCCGGATCGGCAAACCGCGGGCGAAAAAAGGAGAAGGGGAAACGAATACACTGCACGGGCTCGGATTGCGCAAGGAGCTGGCGCTGATCAACGGGGAGCCGTTGCACTTGTTTGTCCCGCTGGCGCTGTTAATCGCGCTGACGTTTGCCTTTTTCGTGTACGACGGGAGGAAACGCGGGGCAGAGAATTGGTGGGAGGCGTTTTCCGCGGCCGATGCGACATGGGCGATGCTGTTGGCGCTGTTTGTGACCATCCTTTTGTCGATGATGTTTTATTTGTGGCGCCGACAATCGCTCTCAGAGTTGACGTACCACTTTTTTGCCGGAGGAAACGAGCTGATGGCGCCGATCGGCATGCTCGTTCTCGTATGGGCGGTCTCGGCGGTGGCGGGGGAACTCGGATTTGCGGAGTACGTGTCGTCGACGTTCGGCACATGGCTGCCGGGGGCATTCGTGCCAGCGGCCGTGTTTTTGGTCGGATCGTTTTTATCATACTTTATCGGTTCTTCATGGGGAACGTGGGGCATTTTGATGCCGCTTGGCGTCACGCTTTCCCATGCGACCGGGGCGCCGCTCGAGGTGACAGTCGGCGCCGTGTTTGCGAGCGGGACGTTTGGCGCCTTTGCTTCGCCGCTTGGCGATACGACGATTACAACGGCAGCCATTATGGATATGGACTTGATGAGCTATGCGAAATACAAATTGCGCCTCTCTCTCCTTTGCGCCGGCGTGTCGCTTGCAGGATACGTTCTTTTGCCGCTTTGGGCCGGTTGA